Proteins encoded in a region of the Cydia pomonella isolate Wapato2018A chromosome 3, ilCydPomo1, whole genome shotgun sequence genome:
- the LOC133515768 gene encoding solute carrier family 22 member 6-like, translated as MENMKETIKIPFEEALDRTGFGLYSYINTFLSGLSIISLACVVYGSTLTVGASACELQTTGAQQGLLVAAPVIGLILGAPLWGYLGDTRGRRRMLLLALLSSALVNALSGLSVNWVMMTILQFIASLLGSADYTLAMTLLSESVPMAKRNTSVLLVNCMMMMAQGTMAGMMYLFTEGNMFY; from the exons ATGGAAAACATGAAAGAAACCATTAAAATACCCTTCGAGGAGGCATTGGATAGAACTG GTTTCGGTCTATACAGTTATATCAACACATTTCTGTCAGGGTTGTCCATAATATCCTTGGCCTGTGTGGTCTACGGATCAACCCTGACTGTGGGAGCCAGTGCCTGTGAACTACAAACCACGGGAGCCCAGCAGGGGCTGTTGGTTGCAGCACCCGTTATAG GTCTTATTCTAGGCGCACCATTATGGGGCTACTTGGGCGACACGCGTGGGCGACGGCGTATGCTCTTGCTGGCTCTCCTGTCATCAGCTCTCGTCAACGCTTTGAGCGGGCTTTCTGTGAATTGGGTCATGATGACGATTCTTCAATTTATCGCTTCACTATT AGGATCGGCAGACTACACGTTAGCGATGACGCTGCTGAGCGAGAGCGTGCCGATGGCGAAGCGGAACACGTCGGTGCTGTTGGTTAACTGTATGATGATGATGGCACAGGGAACCATGGCAGGTATGATGTATTTGTTTACAGAAGGTAATATGTTTTATTAG